In Flammeovirgaceae bacterium 311, one DNA window encodes the following:
- a CDS encoding hypothetical protein (COG0398 Uncharacterized conserved protein), protein MKKTNTPISETSKAPLNNPQKEEGVFNDPEIHSVKKSKAPLYISIGIVLALVLSYFLIPGVQDFFSEAWSVLTSDDEQRIKNWVGQFGMLGPVVIIIAMVAQMFLLVIPTPLLMVVSVLAYGPIFGSLIILAAVFCASSVGYFLGAYLGPPVVEKILGPKGEKQVESFIADYGFGAVIVTRMAPFLSNDAISFVGGMLRMGYWRFIGATLIGITPLTIFVAWLGENNERLKSGLIWASVISIVLFAAYVWWDKRRKKKKSAAN, encoded by the coding sequence ATGAAAAAGACAAATACTCCTATTTCAGAAACATCCAAAGCCCCCCTCAATAATCCACAAAAAGAGGAGGGCGTGTTCAATGATCCCGAGATACATTCGGTAAAAAAAAGTAAAGCGCCCCTTTATATTTCTATCGGTATTGTACTGGCACTGGTGCTCTCTTATTTTCTGATTCCTGGTGTACAGGATTTTTTTTCAGAAGCCTGGTCAGTATTAACCAGTGATGATGAGCAGCGTATTAAGAACTGGGTGGGGCAATTCGGAATGCTGGGGCCTGTCGTCATCATTATTGCCATGGTCGCCCAGATGTTCCTGCTGGTAATTCCAACCCCCCTGCTCATGGTAGTTTCGGTGCTGGCCTACGGGCCCATTTTTGGCTCTCTTATTATTTTAGCAGCAGTGTTTTGTGCCTCCAGTGTAGGCTATTTCCTGGGTGCTTACCTGGGCCCGCCCGTGGTGGAAAAAATTTTAGGGCCAAAAGGCGAAAAACAGGTAGAAAGTTTCATTGCAGACTATGGCTTTGGGGCTGTGATCGTAACCCGCATGGCTCCTTTCCTGTCGAACGATGCTATTTCTTTTGTAGGAGGTATGCTGCGCATGGGCTACTGGCGTTTTATTGGTGCTACGCTTATCGGGATTACGCCCCTTACTATTTTTGTAGCCTGGCTCGGCGAGAATAATGAACGGCTTAAATCAGGCCTGATCTGGGCCTCTGTGATCAGTATTGTACTCTTTGCTGCTTATGTCTGGTGGGATAAAAGGAGAAAAAAGAAGAAATCTGCAGCAAATTAA
- a CDS encoding quinoprotein glucose dehydrogenase (COG4993 Glucose dehydrogenase) — MIKKYGSAGFLAILIGSMLFANCASPGTETDLVESASAADHSGWRTYAGTKAGNRYSSNEQINTQNVAQLEVAWRYSTGDKDPDDHSQIQCNPIMVDGVLYGTSPFLMLFALDAATGQEKWLFDPAEAQANTDDEMAWFHQINRGVVYWEGENGTDKRILYSVGARLFAINAEDGSLVSSFGNGGSIDLTRGLDREGTEDAYIAGTTPGVIYKDLLIMGMRVTEDGDAAPGHIRAFDVRTGERRWIFHTIPHPGEKGYETWEDPEAWQKIGGANSWAGMSLDEQRGVVYVPTGTAGPDFYGGVRKGQNLFANSLLALDAATGNYIWHYQVIHHDLWDRDLPANPNLVTIKKDGERIDAVAQITKHGYVFMFDRITGEPIFPIEEKPVPTEGLPGEKVWPTQPIPTLPEPFARHKFDEEDVANLNPESHQYLLEKYRQVKHKGMFVPPSKEGAWIFPGYDGGGEWGGAAVDAETGIMYVNSSEMPWILTMIDVPKDAGKDLSLKGIGRSVYNKYCISCHGPELKGNGPSYPTLVALNQRMSETQVEQIIHNGRNMMPSFKQIPDNEITALLAFLMDAEEKEATAKLETNTAEVDGAEEHNLAGPRSILEDIPYVSTGYIRFLDEEGYPGITPPWGTLNAIDLNSGKLLWKVPLGEYKELTKQGIPPTGTENYGGPLVTKGGLVFIAATKDSKIRAFDKNSGKVLWEAKLPVPAYATPATYSLNGKQYVVIACGGGKIGSPSGDEYIAFALPDEVLGGN; from the coding sequence ATGATAAAAAAATATGGCAGTGCCGGCTTTTTGGCAATTCTGATAGGCTCTATGCTTTTTGCAAATTGCGCTTCTCCCGGCACTGAAACAGACCTTGTGGAGAGTGCTTCAGCAGCAGACCATAGCGGCTGGCGTACTTATGCCGGTACCAAAGCTGGCAACCGCTACTCCTCCAATGAGCAGATCAATACCCAAAATGTTGCCCAGCTGGAGGTGGCCTGGCGCTACAGCACCGGCGATAAAGATCCCGATGATCATTCACAGATACAGTGCAATCCTATCATGGTGGATGGCGTGCTGTATGGTACTTCACCCTTTTTAATGCTCTTTGCGCTGGATGCTGCCACAGGACAGGAAAAGTGGCTGTTCGATCCTGCAGAGGCACAGGCGAATACGGATGATGAGATGGCGTGGTTTCATCAGATTAACCGGGGGGTGGTGTACTGGGAAGGTGAGAACGGTACAGACAAACGCATCCTGTACAGCGTTGGCGCCAGGCTCTTTGCCATAAATGCCGAAGATGGCTCACTGGTAAGCAGTTTTGGCAATGGAGGTTCCATTGATCTGACCCGGGGCCTTGATCGGGAAGGAACAGAGGATGCCTACATAGCCGGCACAACACCCGGCGTAATCTACAAAGACCTGCTCATCATGGGCATGCGTGTTACCGAGGACGGCGATGCTGCCCCCGGCCATATCCGTGCTTTTGATGTGCGTACAGGGGAGCGCCGCTGGATTTTCCATACCATTCCCCACCCCGGCGAAAAGGGATATGAGACCTGGGAAGATCCCGAAGCCTGGCAGAAAATAGGCGGTGCCAACAGCTGGGCCGGTATGTCGCTCGATGAGCAGCGGGGTGTTGTGTACGTACCTACCGGCACTGCCGGCCCCGATTTTTACGGCGGGGTGCGCAAGGGCCAGAATCTCTTTGCCAACAGCCTGCTTGCCCTCGATGCCGCCACCGGCAATTATATCTGGCACTACCAGGTAATCCACCACGACCTCTGGGATCGCGATCTGCCGGCAAACCCTAACCTGGTGACCATTAAAAAGGATGGAGAAAGGATTGATGCAGTTGCTCAGATCACCAAGCACGGCTATGTGTTTATGTTCGATCGGATAACTGGCGAACCTATTTTTCCCATAGAAGAGAAACCGGTACCAACAGAAGGATTGCCAGGTGAAAAGGTTTGGCCTACCCAGCCAATCCCTACTCTGCCGGAGCCTTTTGCCCGGCATAAATTTGATGAAGAGGATGTAGCAAACTTAAACCCTGAATCACACCAGTACCTGCTTGAAAAGTATCGACAGGTAAAGCATAAGGGAATGTTTGTACCGCCCAGCAAGGAAGGCGCCTGGATATTTCCCGGCTATGATGGCGGTGGCGAATGGGGAGGGGCTGCTGTTGATGCCGAAACAGGAATCATGTACGTAAACAGCAGTGAAATGCCCTGGATCCTCACCATGATCGATGTGCCGAAGGATGCCGGTAAGGACCTGTCGCTGAAAGGCATTGGCAGATCGGTGTACAACAAATACTGTATCTCCTGCCATGGACCTGAATTGAAGGGAAATGGTCCGTCTTACCCCACGCTGGTAGCACTGAACCAGCGGATGAGTGAAACACAGGTGGAGCAAATTATCCATAACGGCCGTAACATGATGCCTTCCTTCAAGCAAATACCGGACAACGAAATCACTGCCCTGCTAGCCTTTTTGATGGATGCAGAGGAAAAGGAAGCAACGGCAAAGCTGGAGACTAATACAGCAGAAGTTGACGGTGCCGAGGAGCATAACCTGGCAGGACCCAGGAGTATTCTGGAAGATATCCCTTATGTATCCACAGGCTATATCCGCTTTCTGGATGAAGAAGGCTATCCAGGCATTACACCACCCTGGGGCACCCTTAATGCAATAGACCTGAACAGTGGTAAACTCCTCTGGAAGGTGCCTCTGGGAGAGTATAAAGAGCTTACGAAGCAGGGAATACCGCCCACAGGTACCGAGAACTATGGAGGCCCACTGGTCACCAAAGGCGGTTTGGTATTTATTGCGGCCACCAAAGATTCAAAGATCAGGGCTTTCGATAAAAATAGTGGTAAAGTATTATGGGAAGCAAAGCTACCCGTACCCGCTTACGCCACCCCTGCCACCTACAGCCTTAACGGCAAACAGTACGTGGTAATCGCATGCGGCGGGGGCAAAATCGGCAGCCCCTCCGGCGATGAGTACATTGCCTTTGCACTGCCTGATGAGGTGTTGGGAGGGAATTGA
- a CDS encoding phospholipid/glycerol acyltransferase (COG0204 1-acyl-sn-glycerol-3-phosphate acyltransferase), translating into MIRKVLHRIYSTYSLFMFGLGFLLMLPFFMLMIWIRPLQRYLYIVHHIWAAFFLGFSFVPWNILYHYRPKRRRQYVVCSNHFSILDIVTMGFLPINALFVGKSSLGKLPLFGYMFRKLHITVDRSSLKDRYRALQKSMLAVDRGMSLIMFPEGGVQSDCPPRMARFKEGPFRVAIEKQIPVLPVTFPYNWLILPDDKTYLLYPQTVRMVVHQPIETKGMSIADLPALQQQVYQIIDQELKKYNRDEDRQRNPAENCAPGTAGI; encoded by the coding sequence ATGATCAGAAAGGTGCTGCACAGAATCTACTCTACCTATTCCCTCTTTATGTTTGGGCTGGGATTCCTGCTTATGCTGCCCTTTTTCATGCTCATGATCTGGATAAGGCCCCTGCAGCGCTATTTATATATTGTGCACCACATTTGGGCTGCCTTTTTCCTGGGCTTTAGTTTTGTGCCCTGGAACATCCTTTACCACTACCGGCCCAAACGCCGGCGGCAGTATGTGGTATGCTCTAATCACTTTTCCATTCTGGATATTGTAACCATGGGCTTTCTGCCCATCAATGCTCTTTTTGTAGGCAAGAGCTCCCTGGGCAAATTGCCGCTATTTGGGTATATGTTCCGCAAACTACATATTACTGTAGACCGCAGCTCGCTGAAAGACCGCTACCGTGCCCTGCAAAAATCAATGCTGGCCGTTGATCGCGGCATGAGCCTGATCATGTTCCCGGAAGGTGGGGTGCAAAGCGATTGCCCACCCCGGATGGCACGCTTTAAGGAGGGCCCCTTTCGGGTGGCCATAGAAAAACAAATCCCGGTGCTGCCTGTCACATTTCCATACAATTGGCTAATTTTACCTGATGATAAAACCTACCTGCTCTATCCTCAAACCGTGAGAATGGTGGTGCATCAGCCCATTGAAACCAAAGGAATGAGCATTGCAGACTTACCTGCTCTGCAGCAACAGGTATACCAAATTATTGACCAGGAACTGAAAAAGTACAACCGGGATGAAGATAGACAAAGAAACCCTGCAGAAAATTGCGCACCTGGCACGGCTGGAATTTGA
- a CDS encoding glutamyl-tRNA(Gln) and/or aspartyl-tRNA(Asn) amidotransferase subunit C (COG0721 Asp-tRNAAsn/Glu-tRNAGln amidotransferase C subunit), protein MKIDKETLQKIAHLARLEFEEAGAEAMMADMSNILTWVEQLNEVDTDGVEPLTHMSVEVNVLRDDVPLEPLSQERGLKNAPNKAADYFRVPKVLE, encoded by the coding sequence ATGAAGATAGACAAAGAAACCCTGCAGAAAATTGCGCACCTGGCACGGCTGGAATTTGAGGAAGCCGGCGCCGAAGCCATGATGGCTGATATGAGCAATATTCTGACCTGGGTGGAGCAGCTCAACGAGGTGGATACAGATGGTGTTGAACCCCTTACCCATATGTCTGTCGAGGTGAATGTACTGCGTGATGATGTTCCCCTGGAACCACTCTCTCAGGAGCGTGGCCTGAAAAATGCTCCAAATAAAGCCGCTGATTACTTCAGGGTACCCAAAGTACTGGAATAA